One genomic window of Gossypium hirsutum isolate 1008001.06 chromosome D11, Gossypium_hirsutum_v2.1, whole genome shotgun sequence includes the following:
- the LOC107927211 gene encoding transcription factor PIF3 isoform X6 produces MQGQSSVARKVPACNSLQSHSFKIRDKYIGNGGNSSKMGKFGVVDAVSSEVPMSAPSHDDDVVPWLKYSENECSDMFPGLSGLTTNKIPTDGSLASFNQRRQSISDSFTVSLNAAADFKQGKLAKVPKPADDEARLRSGTSESPQLCQVSSSYLRSRNLESIGNNSSHAFFRDTMGVQPSDETLRGVKMQKQDPVAPCNNTVLMNFSHFSRPAALVKASLQNIGAMARIESKETGFAASTRGPVDSKAIDSNIKLQRENFLHCHSTIVPMKTDIKQSEAKSLDEPVAAEPNDAICEEYVLKSDKISSQVIDENASKCLPESGKAVESVLAASVCCENSVERASDDPVVHNLKRKNHDNEEFECPSEDAEEEPVGVKKAVPTRGVKGFKRSRAAEVHNLSERRRRDRINEKMHALQELIPNCNKVDKASMLDEAIDYLKTLQLQVQIMSMRAGLSVPPMMLPTGMQHMHATQMAYFSSMGFGMGLGMGFGMPFPETNTIASAFPMVQVPPVCGAPFSGSGPHLSGSTAFHEMPGANLPLYGLHGQGLPMSMPGAPLFPIPGGHLMKSAIGLSACGLGGPMDNMDSATASSSKDPIQNINSQVAQNTNINSSMNQTSTQYQTANESFQQPAEVQENGRASEITGSVPFRSTDGDKKLPDSVGYNC; encoded by the exons ATGCAAGGTCAGTCTAGTGTAGCTAGAAAGGTTCCTGCTTGTAACAGCTTACAATCCCACAGTTTTAAGATTAGAGATAAATATATAGGCAATGGAGGAAATAGTTCAAAAATGGGAAAGTTTGGGGTGGTGGATGCGGTATCGAGTGAAGTTCCAATGTCGGCGCCGTCTCATGATGATGATGTGGTGCCTTGGTTAAAGTACTCAGAGAATGAATGTTCTGATATGTTTCCTGGATTATCTGGGCTCACTACAAATAAGATCCCAACTGATGGTAGCTTAGCTTCATTTAATCAAAGACGCCAATCCATCAGTGATTCCTTTACTGTTTCTCTGAATGCTGCTGCGGATTTCAAACAAGGAAAGTTAGCAAAGGTTCCTAAACCGGCAGATGACGAAGCTAGGCTGAGAAGTGGTACCAGCGAGTCGCCACAGCTATGTCAAGTGTCTTCATCGTATCTTAGATCAAGAAATTTAGAGAGTATTGGTAATAACTCGAGCCATGCCTTTTTCAGAGACACGATGGGAGTTCAACCGTCAGATGAGACTTTGCGTGGTGTTAAGATGCAGAAACAAGATCCAGTTGCACCTTGTAATAATACCGTCTTGATGAATTTTTCCCATTTTTCACGTCCTGCTGCTCTTGTTAAAGCTAGTCTTCAGAATATAGGTGCTATGGCTAGGATTGAGAGTAAGGAAACAGGGTTTGCAGCCAGTACTAGGGGCCCTGTTGATTCCAAGGCCATTGATTCAAATATCAAGTTACAGAGGGAAAACTTTTTACATTGCCATTCTACAATAGTGCCGATGAAGACTGATATAAAACAATCTGAAGCTAAGTCTCTAGATGAGCCAGTTGCTGCTGAACCAAATGATGCCATCTGTGAAGAATATGTCCTGAAAAGTGATAAAATATCTAGTCAAGTTATTGATGAAAATGCTTCCAAATGCCTGCCAGAGAGTGGTAAGGCTGTAGAGTCTGTGCTTGCTGCTTCTGTTTGCTGTGAAAATAGTGTAGAAAGAGCTTCTGACGATCCAGTAGTACATAATTTGAAGAGAAAAAACCATGATAATGAGGAGTTTGAATGTCCTAGCGAA GATGCTGAAGAAGAACCTGTAGGTGTGAAAAAAGCAGTTCCCACTCGAGGAGTTAAGGGGTTCAAGAGAAGCCGGGCAGCTGAAGTGCATAATTTATCTGAAAGG AGGCGAAGGGATAGGATAAATGAGAAGATGCATGCTTTACAGGAGCTCATACCTAACTGCAACAAG GTGGACAAAGCTTCAATGCTTGATGAAGCAATTGACTATCTTAAGACACTCCAACTACAAGTGCAG ATTATGTCTATGCGAGCTGGCTTATCTGTGCCACCGATGATGTTGCCAACTGGAATGCAACACATGCATGCCACTCAAATGGCGTATTTTTCATCCATGGGTTTTGGAATGGGTCTAGGTATGGGTTTTGGGATGCCATTTCCTGAAACGAATACTATAGCTTCTGCTTTCCCTATGGTTCAGGTGCCTCCAGTCTGTGGAGCACCTTTTTCTGGCTCAGGCCCTCATTTGTCAGGTTCGACTGCATTCCATGAGATGCCAGGAGCTAACCTCCCGCTATATGGTCTTCATGGTCAAGGACTTCCAATGTCGATGCCAGGTGCACCTTTGTTTCCTATTCCTGGTGGACACCTCATGAAATCAGCCATTGGATTGAGTGCCTGTGGACTGGGAGGTCCTATGGACAATATGGATTCAGCTACAGCTTCTAGTTCAAAGGACCCAATTCAGAATATCAACTCACAAGTGGCACAGAATACTAACATCAATAGCTCAATGAATCAGACATCTACTCAG TACCAAACAGCAAATGAAAGTTTTCAACAGCCAGCTGAAGTGCAAGAGAATGGTCGAGCCTCAGAAATCACTGGTAGTGTACCTTTTAGATCAACTGATGGAGATAAGAAGTTACCTGATAG tgtAGGTTATAATTGTTAG
- the LOC107927211 gene encoding transcription factor PIF3 isoform X7, with protein sequence MQGQSSVARKVPACNSLQSHSFKIRDKYIGNGGNSSKMGKFGVVDAVSSEVPMSAPSHDDDVVPWLKYSENECSDMFPGLSGLTTNKIPTDGSLASFNQRRQSISDSFTVSLNAAADFKQGKLAKVPKPADDEARLRSGTSESPQLCQVSSSYLRSRNLESIGNNSSHAFFRDTMGVQPSDETLRGVKMQKQDPVAPCNNTVLMNFSHFSRPAALVKASLQNIGAMARIESKETGFAASTRGPVDSKAIDSNIKLQRENFLHCHSTIVPMKTDIKQSEAKSLDEPVAAEPNDAICEEYVLKSDKISSQVIDENASKCLPESGKAVESVLAASVCCENSVERASDDPVVHNLKRKNHDNEEFECPSEDAEEEPVGVKKAVPTRGVKGFKRSRAAEVHNLSERVDKASMLDEAIDYLKTLQLQVQIMSMRAGLSVPPMMLPTGMQHMHATQMAYFSSMGFGMGLGMGFGMPFPETNTIASAFPMVQVPPVCGAPFSGSGPHLSGSTAFHEMPGANLPLYGLHGQGLPMSMPGAPLFPIPGGHLMKSAIGLSACGLGGPMDNMDSATASSSKDPIQNINSQVAQNTNINSSMNQTSTQYQTANESFQQPAEVQENGRASEITGSVPFRSTDGDKKLPDRL encoded by the exons ATGCAAGGTCAGTCTAGTGTAGCTAGAAAGGTTCCTGCTTGTAACAGCTTACAATCCCACAGTTTTAAGATTAGAGATAAATATATAGGCAATGGAGGAAATAGTTCAAAAATGGGAAAGTTTGGGGTGGTGGATGCGGTATCGAGTGAAGTTCCAATGTCGGCGCCGTCTCATGATGATGATGTGGTGCCTTGGTTAAAGTACTCAGAGAATGAATGTTCTGATATGTTTCCTGGATTATCTGGGCTCACTACAAATAAGATCCCAACTGATGGTAGCTTAGCTTCATTTAATCAAAGACGCCAATCCATCAGTGATTCCTTTACTGTTTCTCTGAATGCTGCTGCGGATTTCAAACAAGGAAAGTTAGCAAAGGTTCCTAAACCGGCAGATGACGAAGCTAGGCTGAGAAGTGGTACCAGCGAGTCGCCACAGCTATGTCAAGTGTCTTCATCGTATCTTAGATCAAGAAATTTAGAGAGTATTGGTAATAACTCGAGCCATGCCTTTTTCAGAGACACGATGGGAGTTCAACCGTCAGATGAGACTTTGCGTGGTGTTAAGATGCAGAAACAAGATCCAGTTGCACCTTGTAATAATACCGTCTTGATGAATTTTTCCCATTTTTCACGTCCTGCTGCTCTTGTTAAAGCTAGTCTTCAGAATATAGGTGCTATGGCTAGGATTGAGAGTAAGGAAACAGGGTTTGCAGCCAGTACTAGGGGCCCTGTTGATTCCAAGGCCATTGATTCAAATATCAAGTTACAGAGGGAAAACTTTTTACATTGCCATTCTACAATAGTGCCGATGAAGACTGATATAAAACAATCTGAAGCTAAGTCTCTAGATGAGCCAGTTGCTGCTGAACCAAATGATGCCATCTGTGAAGAATATGTCCTGAAAAGTGATAAAATATCTAGTCAAGTTATTGATGAAAATGCTTCCAAATGCCTGCCAGAGAGTGGTAAGGCTGTAGAGTCTGTGCTTGCTGCTTCTGTTTGCTGTGAAAATAGTGTAGAAAGAGCTTCTGACGATCCAGTAGTACATAATTTGAAGAGAAAAAACCATGATAATGAGGAGTTTGAATGTCCTAGCGAA GATGCTGAAGAAGAACCTGTAGGTGTGAAAAAAGCAGTTCCCACTCGAGGAGTTAAGGGGTTCAAGAGAAGCCGGGCAGCTGAAGTGCATAATTTATCTGAAAGG GTGGACAAAGCTTCAATGCTTGATGAAGCAATTGACTATCTTAAGACACTCCAACTACAAGTGCAG ATTATGTCTATGCGAGCTGGCTTATCTGTGCCACCGATGATGTTGCCAACTGGAATGCAACACATGCATGCCACTCAAATGGCGTATTTTTCATCCATGGGTTTTGGAATGGGTCTAGGTATGGGTTTTGGGATGCCATTTCCTGAAACGAATACTATAGCTTCTGCTTTCCCTATGGTTCAGGTGCCTCCAGTCTGTGGAGCACCTTTTTCTGGCTCAGGCCCTCATTTGTCAGGTTCGACTGCATTCCATGAGATGCCAGGAGCTAACCTCCCGCTATATGGTCTTCATGGTCAAGGACTTCCAATGTCGATGCCAGGTGCACCTTTGTTTCCTATTCCTGGTGGACACCTCATGAAATCAGCCATTGGATTGAGTGCCTGTGGACTGGGAGGTCCTATGGACAATATGGATTCAGCTACAGCTTCTAGTTCAAAGGACCCAATTCAGAATATCAACTCACAAGTGGCACAGAATACTAACATCAATAGCTCAATGAATCAGACATCTACTCAG TACCAAACAGCAAATGAAAGTTTTCAACAGCCAGCTGAAGTGCAAGAGAATGGTCGAGCCTCAGAAATCACTGGTAGTGTACCTTTTAGATCAACTGATGGAGATAAGAAGTTACCTGATAG GTTATAA